From Orcinus orca chromosome 3, mOrcOrc1.1, whole genome shotgun sequence, a single genomic window includes:
- the CLK4 gene encoding dual specificity protein kinase CLK4 isoform X4: MRHSKRTHCPDWDSRESWGHESYSGSHKRKRRSHSSTQENRHCKPHHQLKESDCHYLEAGSLNERDYRDRRYIDEYRNDYCERYVPRHYHRDVESSYRIHCRKSSVRSRRSSPKRKRNRHCSSNQSRSKSHRRKRSRSIEDDEEGHLICQSGDVLRARYEIVDTLGEGAFGKVVECIDHGMGGMHVAVKIIKNVGRYREAARSEIQVLEHLNSTDPNSVFRCVQMLEWFDHHGHVCIVFELLGLSTYDFIKENSFLPFQIDHIRQMAYQICQSINFLHHNKLTHTDLKPENILFVKSDYVVKYNSKMKRDERTLKNTDIKVVDLGSATYDDEHHSTLVSTRHYRAPEVILALGWSQPCDVWSIGCILIEYYLGFTVFQTHDSKEHLAMMERMLGPIPTRMIQKTRNLCFVMMRNMRNCLT, from the exons ATGAGGCATTCCAAAAGAACTCACTGCCCTGACTGGGATAGCAGAGAAAGCTGGGGACATGAAAGCTACAGTGGAAGTCACAAACGGAAGAGGAGATCCCACAGTAGTACACAAGAGAACAGACATTGTAAACCACATCACCAGCTTAAAGAATCTGATTG TCATTATTTAGAAGCAGGGTCCTTGAATGAGAGAGATTATCGGGACCGGAGATACATTGATGAATACAGAAATGACTACTGCGAAAGATATGTTCCTAGACATTATCACAGAGACGTTGAAAGCAGTTATCGAATCCACTGCAGGAAATCTTCAGTCCGAAGCAGGAGAAGCAGTCCTAAAAGGAAGCGTAATAGACACTGTTCAAGTAATCAGTCACGTTCG AAGAGCCACCGAAGGAAAAGATCCAGGAGTATAGAGGATGATGAGGAGGGTCACCTGATCTGTCAAAGTGGAGACGTTCTAAGAGCAAGAT ATGAAATCGTGGACACTTTGGGAGAAGGGGCCTTTGGCAAAGTTGTAGAGTGTATTGATCATGGCAT gggTGGCATGCATGTAGCGGTGAAAATCATAAAAAACGTGGGACGATATCGTGAAGCAGCTCGTTCAGAAATCCAAGTATTAGAACATTTAAATAGTACTGATCCCAATAGTGTCTT CCGATGTGTCCAGATGCTAGAATGGTTTGATCATCATGGTCATGTTTGTATTGTGTTTGAACTCCTGGGACTTAGTACCTAtgatttcattaaagaaaacagCTTTCTGCCATTTCAAATTGACCATATCAGGCAAATGGCATATCAGATCTGTCAGTCAATAAATT tTTTGCATCATAATAAATTAACCCATACGGATCTGAagcctgaaaatattttatttgtgaaGTCTGACTATGTAGTCAAGTATAATTCAAAAATG AAACGTGATGAACGCACACTGAAAAACACAGATATCAAAGTTGTTGACTTAGGAAGTGCAACATACGATGATGAACATCATAGTACTTTGGTATCTACACGGCATTACAGAGCTCCAGAGGTCATTTTGG ctttaGGTTGGTCTCAGCCTTGTGATGTTTGGAGCATAGGTTGCATTCTTATTGAATATTACCTTGGTTTCACAGTCTTTCAG aCTCATGATAGTAAAGAG